A part of Maridesulfovibrio hydrothermalis AM13 = DSM 14728 genomic DNA contains:
- a CDS encoding putative sulfate/molybdate transporter, with protein MRISFNRMEWAGSVGDLGALLPLAFAMIMINGLSATGLFLTVGLFYIIGGMYYRVPIAVQPMKVVAAYAIAQALSPEVITASGMMIAVLLFFLGLTGIVSQASKVIPLSVIRGVQLSTGILLVLKGIALAVGNSSFQAARGAVEPFLSFQRIGPVPLSLAIGIFFAAVTLALIKSKRFPAGLVVVGSGAVLGLFLGAWKVLVDLSLGFHLPEILPFGFPSGEAFSFALLALVLPQVPMTLGNAVIANKDLSFEYFGDESRRVTDRALCISMGLANMFSAFVGGMPVCHGAGGLAAHYRFGARTNGSNLIVGGIFVLLAIGFGSESIKVLHLIPMGVLGVLLVFAGWQLVLTVRSLRAKVDIAVVIVMLGITLTTNLAWAFGAGIILSLLLQKLKVSS; from the coding sequence ATGCGTATCAGTTTTAATAGAATGGAATGGGCCGGTTCTGTCGGAGATTTGGGAGCTTTGCTGCCATTGGCCTTTGCCATGATTATGATAAATGGATTATCAGCCACCGGATTGTTTCTGACTGTCGGGCTGTTTTATATTATCGGGGGCATGTATTACCGGGTTCCAATTGCTGTTCAGCCCATGAAAGTTGTCGCGGCTTATGCAATTGCTCAGGCTTTAAGTCCGGAAGTGATCACTGCTTCGGGAATGATGATTGCGGTTTTACTTTTTTTTCTCGGGCTGACGGGGATAGTGAGTCAGGCTTCTAAGGTTATTCCTTTGTCAGTCATACGTGGTGTTCAACTTTCCACCGGTATACTGCTTGTTTTAAAAGGCATAGCTCTTGCCGTCGGGAATAGCAGTTTTCAGGCTGCCAGAGGAGCTGTTGAACCGTTTCTCTCCTTTCAGAGGATTGGACCTGTTCCGCTTAGTTTAGCCATTGGAATTTTTTTCGCTGCTGTCACTTTGGCATTGATTAAAAGCAAACGTTTTCCCGCCGGACTGGTAGTGGTCGGCAGCGGGGCTGTTTTAGGTTTGTTTCTCGGGGCGTGGAAGGTTCTTGTCGATTTAAGTTTAGGCTTTCATCTTCCTGAAATTTTACCTTTCGGTTTTCCGTCCGGCGAAGCCTTTTCTTTTGCACTGCTTGCTTTGGTGCTTCCACAGGTTCCCATGACTCTGGGGAATGCTGTTATTGCCAACAAAGATTTGAGCTTTGAATATTTCGGTGATGAAAGTCGTCGGGTTACCGACCGGGCTTTATGCATCAGCATGGGGCTGGCAAATATGTTTTCGGCGTTTGTCGGCGGCATGCCTGTATGTCATGGTGCTGGAGGACTTGCCGCGCACTATCGTTTCGGAGCGCGTACTAATGGGTCAAATCTGATTGTAGGGGGGATATTTGTACTGCTCGCGATCGGTTTTGGTTCAGAGTCCATAAAAGTATTGCACCTGATTCCTATGGGCGTTCTGGGTGTGCTGCTCGTTTTTGCCGGATGGCAACTGGTGCTGACTGTAAGAAGCCTGCGGGCTAAAGTTGATATTGCCGTTGTGATCGTCATGCTGGGGATAACTCTTACGACCAACCTTGCATGGGCTTTTGGAGCAGGAATTATACTAAGCCTGCTTTTGCAAAAGCTAAAGGTGTCATCATAG